The DNA window CTAAAATATGCATTGTGatttaaaagccaaaaagatggccAACTCCTCCGAAGGAGCAGCTATCCACGTCACCCAAAATGTGCCCTTCCGTTGGATCTCGATCTGTGTGGCCACGATTTGCTGAATCAGCTTCCAGCGAAATCAGCTTTTTGCATAAATCTTATTTACTTTCTACTCCTCCTCTGTAAAAAAAAACTTCTACTATAGTTTCCGTTGGAATCTAGCTTCCGCTCCACATTTTACTTGCCCAGATATTTACATCGGCACCTCGGCTTCTGCCCTGATCCGGCCTCACCAACCTTCTCTTCCGCacgtcttcctcctcttcgatCCCTCTCTCCCGACGCCGTCGGTGCCACGCCTGGAGCGGCCCGACCACGTCGGTCGTCCGGCCCTCGGCGCCGCGGTGcccagcctcctcctcctccacgctcCTCTCCTCCTCGCGGACCGGGGCGGCATGGCTCCATCTCCTGATGCTAACGGCTGCCTAGGGTTTGGCCTCTCCGCCGCCGCCCATCCGTACGCGGCCACGCATGGCCGCAGCGGCGTGGACGGCCATCTGCACGGGGctccccgcggcggcggcgctcccggCGCGGCAGTCCACGGCACAGCCGATACCGGCGCAGCGGTCCACGGCGGCGGCACCACGTCCTCCAGCCTCCTCGTCGGCCGCCGCTCTCCACCTCCGATGCCCCATGGACGGGGACGGGAGGCCCCAGCCGAGGCTTCGCGGGGTCCATGGCTGTTAGCAACAACCGCCCCCACAGGTACGCCGACATTTATAGAAACCCATACAAGTCTTTAGGCTTGTGCTTTGATCTATGGTTTTGTACAGATGAATACTGCTGCGAGTTTTAGCCCTACCTTTccttgttatgatcactagaaTTATGCATCTTGCTGTATGATGAGTGCTGCGAGTTTTAGCACTACCTTTTCTTCTTTTGATCACTGGAACTATACAACCTGTTGTGGGGTGACATTTTTTAGATAGCGTTTCCTTTGTTGTGTGTTCACTTACTCTCAGAACATTTCACAAAAAAAATGCCACCCCATACAAGTGCTTTTCTTCTCTATGAATCTGGTAATCCTTCCCCTCTATTTCGTACCTATGTTCATACTACCGAAGTTCTCatcattaattattttttatgatAACATCAGGAGGCCATGACCTTGCTTCCTTGCTATGGATTGAGTATAGCAATGGATGAAGAGGAGATGGTCATTGGAGTGAAAATAGTTGACAGAGTCTCTCAGATATCAGAATACCGTTCTGGTACTGCACTGCATGTTCGACCATCACCGGTGGGTTTTAGTTAGTGAAATGTTGTTTGTACCAATTGTTTTTTTTGGATATGTCATGTAATGAGGCAAGTGGAGTTCTAGGTGCAATTCCAGAGAGTGGATGTGGGCATGGCGGTTGTTAGGTCTTTCAGATTTAAGTTGCTATATTCTCTACCTTGAATTCTGTTGGAAGTCAGGTGCAGTAATGTGGTGAGACTCTCACTGCATGCTTATTAGGTCTATTTTGCATGGTACAAGTTAATAAAAAAATAAGCTCCATCAAAGCCTTACCTTTACCGCTCAGAAAAATCACAAATCTGCATGATTTGTTGCTCTAAATTTTGGGGAAACATGCTAATGCCGTATGAGGTTTTGATTATGATAGTTTGCAATAATATGCATACTGTATTAAGATTGCTTATTTAAAGATTCAGGTTTCAGTAAGTTTGTCATATTGAACAAATTCCAGACACAAAAAATTGTTATTTAGCCTTCTCCAAAAAAAAGGCTCCTGCCTATAGACCTACGCTGTTTTGCTACTTGCTTTGGTTTGCTATTCACTTTGGTCATTGCTGGACCTAGCAAGACAATGTGTTGCCCATTTGTTTGCAGAGGAAGCTCCTACCTGACATGACCTCTCATGTCAGGTTGTAGGTGAGTTTTCTCTCTATAGGAAATTAGTACCTTTTCTAACAAGACAACACGTTCCAGCCTATAACTTTCAGTTCGATATGTTTGGCACCATATTTCTGTTGCTGTCACTTAAATCGATGAAACCTATCTCAGTGAAAGAACTCTTCTAACATGTTCAATATAATGTCGTGTCCAAGATATTTCGGCATCATTCCCCTTCTATCTGGAATATCTAGATTTTTCTGTTTCTCTTCAGATGTATTTACAATTGGGTTCACATTGATTTCCTCTCTTACTACATTTGACACTCTTTGCACAGAATCCATTGTGTTGCACAAAATGGGCGAGCGACGAAGAGCAGGTACATGTTCCCCACTCTAGCAACTCTCTTTCTCTATCTATGTAGGTTGATGCTCTGTAAATCTCGCTTAACATTGATTTGATTTTTATCCAAAGACGAAAATATTAGCACGGTTTTGTCAGTACTTTTGATCTCTAATTCTTTGTGTACATAAGTAAATAATTTTAGTAATTGACACCTCGGTTTTGTCAGTATGGTAGCTTTTGCAAGTTGTAACTGTATGATTTTTTAGATATCAAATTTAGATGGAGCTCATCACGTGAACTTGAACATCAGCGTGACCATAACAATGTATTTTCCATTACTGTTGATTATTCTATCTTTCATTTCATTTGTATCTCTTTTATTCGAATGAGTATTTACTTATTTTTTGCAAGAATTTCTCTCTGCTGCACATGTAAAGCTGATGGTGGAATTGTTGCTACACGTGAGGAGGTCGCATATTTGATTAGATCCATTCACTCTTTATTGTTTTATTTTTCTGTAAAATCTGGGTGTAATTGCCTGATACTGCTGCACGGGCGCGCGAAGTTATCAAGGTGAAAATACACTAGAGAACTTTTACTATGCTATACTATATCCTTCTTCTGTAGTTTCCTGATCATAGAGACCACACAAATGCAAATTATCTTGCTTTGTTCTCCGCATCTACGCCCACTTTTTTAAAAAACAATATAGCCTATATATAAATGCTTCCAGATAATTAACTTAACAAGCCAACGATCTCCTTTTCCGATTATTAGAGCAGCGACCCTTTGTGCAGTTCTGCCCCGTTCTTCTAACCGTTCGGCGCCCTTTTTCCTTAAGTGATGGTGCAAAGGATTAATGAGAGGATGGGGGATGCACTGGCATCAGTCCCCGTATATGATAAGGTGCACTTCCTTGGCTCATGCTTCAGATGATGCCTTGGTTAACTTTGACAACAAAGATTTGCACGTGCAGGTTTTAGCTTTTAAAAACAGGATGGTGGTGGAGGATTTGACAGCAACACTGTGAAAATCCTGAAATGGAAGGTGTGTGCTTCTCTCCATTGATTTGCATTTATATGTTAGTTCTCGTTTTACCTAATTATAGTTCAAGGTGTTCACATAGAATCGTAGAGTAATTGAAAATGTGCTACTAAAGTACTGAGTATGCATCCTTTGTATATAATCCTTTACCTTTTTTTTTGGGTCATCTTTCATTTTGCTGGCTACACATTTCAGTTTGTACAacctaaaagaaaaaaaaatgtatgAATCAAAAGACTTGAGGACACTAGCTACTAGATTATGAGAACATTCATATATGTAATAGTTTCATTAAGACTTAAGCAGATGGCTCGAGGGATCTTTTGTTTTCTGCATGAATGTAGTTATAGTTTTTGCTGGCTTTTGTCTTCTATAAAGGACTTAGGgctttctattttttaaaatctTAGTTTAGGTGCTTCCAATTATGAATAAAATAAGAGCAGCAGACAAAGCAATTAGTATGTGGTGAGTGGATACATACAAAACTCATACGAACCTATCCTAAACCTCCGATTCTAGAAACCAAGATTTTTTTTACTTTCTGCACTATGGTTCATTGACACTCGACTTTACTAAAAAGGTGCTTGTGCCCACCTGCTGGCCTGCCGAGCTCTCGGTTTAGATTTAGCCTCAGTGGATATAGAATGTGATCACATTATTTGTCTTTCAGATAAGCTAGAATTCAGCTTTATTCCTTGCTATTTCCTTTGCTCATTTCTGATGCTTTATATAATTTCTTTTCCTGGTTTTCCTTCAAAGATTCTTGGCACTGAGATGGCTTATCCTTCTGCACAACAAAATTGTATTTTATTCCATGATTACGTTTTACAAATAGGTTTTACATCTAGCAACTTATATAGCATAGAAGTCATATGCAGCCTTGATACATACTGCCTTACTCTAAAACTAATCAAGGGCCTCAACAAAGGATATTTTCCCGTCACTTCTGTAAAGGGGTTGCTAAATGCAGCTACATAGTTAAAACATCTTTGTCTTGTGCCCTCCCCTTTGCATTGCCTTTGCTTGTGATGGACCTGTGTATTTTTTGGGCACTGCTTGTGATTAAATGTAACTTATGTCCAATTGCGCCTTCTAATATAATGTTTTTATCCAAATTTATCTGTGATTTCTTTTGTGCAGTTCTTCCCCGTTGTTCGAACCACTCAACGCCCTTTTTCCTTACATGAGAATGCAAAGGATTAATGAGAGGATGGGGGATGCACAAGCATTAGTCCCTGTGTATGATAACGTAAACTTCATTGGCTCATGCTTGAGATGATGCCTTGATTAACTTTGGCAACAAAGATTCCTACGTGCAGGTTCTAGCTTTTGAAAATATATAGGATGCTGGTGGAGGATTTCACAGCACCAATGTGAAAATCCTGAAATGGAAGGTGTGTGCTTCTCTCCATTAATATACGTAGATATTGTATATGTAACCCCTTTTATTAGGATGGCAAAAGAAAACAAATCTCCAATTGAGTTTCAGTTTTATACGCTTTTACCTTTTGTAACCGGTTCATACGGAAGAATGAGCCATTTGCCAGTATAAAATAGGTGTATTTTTTACTCTGCTTTAGTTACATGAAGCTTCCATTACAGTATGCAAGAAACTGTTAGCAATGAATGTTGTATTCATATTTGGCTACTTTATATCACATGGAATAGTTCTTTGTGGTTCTGCTGTTAGTATCTTAATAGGCCGTGAAAATTTAGAGAACCTTCATGTCGCTATAGATAACATAGATCTCAAATGCCCATGCATTCTTACCTGTTCTTTTGAGCAGtctttgcttgtttctctttTACTGAGTAAAATCTTGATGTACGACGCAGCTGTTTGTGTTATATTATGTCATCTATGCAACTCAGTTTACAATGTGGCCAATTGAACAATGTTATCGATTACAGGTAGATGAAGTGAACTATATATATGCCAATAAAAAAGGGTTATGCTATGGATACTACGAAACCAACAAGGTACGCTTCCAGCTAAGTGTCCCATCTACTACCGCTACCTCACATATTCAGAAACAATGGATGCCTATGCCTTCAGCAAAAATACATCTCAACCAGACTGCAGACAGAAACGCCGAGCCTAGAAGGCAACCGCTGGGATTGGATGAATGCAACAGAAGAATGATGTACATCAGCATCATCATGCATCGCCTATCACCAGACCTTCACCAGCACCACCACACATCGGCAGCGCTACTACCACCGAAGACAACTATTTGTGTACACCGGCTTAGAGATCAGCTACCGTGTATAGCTTTCCCACTATAAAATACTTATCCCTGTAATATATTTCAATAGACCTGTATAACCTCTTAACGTGCTACCGCGCGAGCGCGCGGAATCGCGCGCCAATCCACTAGTACTCACTAAAGTGAGATACAAAATGAATGTATGAGCTACTTAGTTACAATTTACAAACGGTAATGCTCCTGTTCGGTCGTTAGACGCCAGACTCCCCTCCGAACGTAGCTcacctaaataaataaataaactccgcACACGCCTGGATGTCTCGCCTCGCTCCGCTTCACTCTGCACACGGGCGTTGtctgctcctctctctctctctctctctctctctctctctctctctctcttgcccaTGCCGGCGCGCGCCCTCCCCCACCCAGCGTCCTCCTTCCCCACCTAGCAGCCCCTTCCCCACGCCAGAGGCGAGATCCATAGAGCACGAGCGAGATCCATGGAGGGGGTGTGGTGGTGTTGCAGGAGAGTGGGCAGCTCTCCCCTACCCTGGCGTGGTGCCCTCCCCACCCCCGGCGGCACCCACTCTCACCCCGAAGGCCATGGCGTTCCTCGCCCCGGTGGCAGTGGTGCTCGCAAGCAGCCGCTCGTCGCCGTCTCCGACCTGACGACCGGAATCGACCGGCCCAgcttcccctcccctatgttgcatatgtatgttttaagtgtttcatgcgttttagatgtatgttgcaattgttttaaaTGGATGTCGTAAAAGTAGATCGgtgaatgttgcacatgttgcatatgttgcatgtgtttcagaggcatgttgcaagcatttattgaaaatatttcatctgtttctagatgtatgttgcaagtgtttcagaggcatgttgcatatgttttcacacatatgttgcaacagtatgttccaaaatatttcatctgttttagtcTTCTGATGCAGCAAGTTTTTTATGTCGCAATTTGCAAGTATTctatcaggatgttgcatatgttttcacacgtatgtttgcaagtaattttcaagtgtttttcatgtgTATTTTGCAAGCCTTTCAGACACATGTTTCGAATGTTTCAACTGTTtcgtatgtatgttgcaagtgttttatctagatgtttcaaaagtagatcgagagtGTTGTGCATGTTGCAATGTGAGCCAACTGCCGCAGCCTCTTGTTGCTGCTGCTTGGGTGCCGTCCATAGAGGGGACAGCGCAGCCGGCGTGGAGGGGAGTGGTGCAACAGGCGCTGGCGCATGCATCGTAGGGAAGCGTGGGGGAGCGGCGTGGGCGGGCCCTGCCTCTGCGTGCAGCAAGCGTTGGCGCAGCGTTGCAGCTGGCGCgggcgtccggacgtccgggcacCAGTGCTGTCGATTTACTAGTGACTTTGACGTGTAGTGCGAAATGGCATGACTTGTGAAATTCTAGATTGGGCATACCAGCCGTGTGTATATGTAACTATATTCTGCTAATCTGCAAACTTCATGGGCGCGAAAACCGCACCAATGGAATCGAGCAACAGGCCTGGATGGGGGCAATCATGGATTGGCAGCCACGGCGCAGACGCAACGGTAATGATTGCGCCAATCCAGACTGGATCAACCGCAAAGCGCTCTCAGTCTCACGCACGCCCATTCTTCTCGAGTTCTTTCTCGATCGTACCAGTGTATAGGGAGGTAGCCGTTTGGGTGTTCCGCTAATGATGAGGGGCAGTGTAATCGCAGGGCTTTTGAGGCCATTGCGTGCAGCAAACCTTTCATCACCATCGGTCGATTGCACAGCCAACGACG is part of the Miscanthus floridulus cultivar M001 chromosome 9, ASM1932011v1, whole genome shotgun sequence genome and encodes:
- the LOC136481580 gene encoding uncharacterized protein isoform X1 translates to MTLLPCYGLSIAMDEEEMVIGVKIVDRVSQISEYRSGTALHVRPSPNPLCCTKWASDEEQISNLDGAHHVNLNISVTITIISLCCTCKADGGIVATREEVAYLIRSIHSLLFYFSVKSGCNCLILLHGRAKLSRAATLCAVLPRSSNRSAPFFLK
- the LOC136481580 gene encoding uncharacterized protein isoform X2, with the protein product MTLLPCYGLSIAMDEEEMVIGVKIVDRVSQISEYRSGTALHVRPSPNPLCCTKWASDEEQISNLDGAHHVNLNISVTITIISLCCTCKADGGIVATREEVAYLIRSIHSLLFYFSVKSGCNCLILLHGRAKLSSSAPFF
- the LOC136481580 gene encoding uncharacterized protein isoform X3; this translates as MTLLPCYGLSIAMDEEEMVIGVKIVDRVSQISEYRSGTALHVRPSPNPLCCTKWASDEEQISNLDGAHHVNLNISVTITIISLCCTCKADGGIVATREEVAYLIRSIHSLLFYFSVKSGCNCLILLHGRAKLSSDGAKD